The following are encoded in a window of Telmatobacter sp. DSM 110680 genomic DNA:
- the lysA gene encoding diaminopimelate decarboxylase → MSCDGVSLGTLAKKYGTPLYVYSANQIAERLDLFQQAFSGRDHLVCYAVKANSSLAILKLLAERGAGFDIVSGGELERVIAAAPEAVGRVVFSGVGKTATEIDRALEMEILEFNVESESELALLAECARMIKKRARFALRVNPDVFAETHPYISTGLREHKFGIDIRRAAEIYRKAAKSRWLEPHGISVHIGSQIRSAQPFGAAMDRVVKLVTQLKREGIALKVVDAGGGLGIDYHGGEDGADPAAKVLEYAAAIEKALAGSDGKLLIEPGRFIVAQAGALVTRVLNVKKNGKKTFVITDAAMNDLIRPALYQAYHEIVPVKPRAGRARAVDVVGPVCETGDFFARDRMLKPVEAGDLVALLDAGAYGMAQSSNYNTRFRPAEVLVEGKQHRLIRRREEMKDLLATEII, encoded by the coding sequence CTGAGTTGTGATGGTGTCTCGCTCGGTACGCTCGCGAAGAAGTACGGCACGCCTTTGTACGTCTATTCAGCGAACCAGATTGCTGAGAGGCTCGATCTATTCCAACAAGCCTTTTCGGGACGCGATCATCTTGTTTGCTATGCAGTGAAAGCAAACTCGTCGCTGGCAATTCTGAAGCTGCTTGCAGAGCGCGGCGCTGGATTCGATATCGTTTCCGGAGGGGAACTGGAGAGAGTAATCGCAGCGGCGCCAGAGGCGGTCGGGCGCGTGGTTTTCTCGGGCGTGGGCAAGACTGCGACCGAGATCGATCGCGCGCTTGAAATGGAAATCCTTGAGTTCAATGTTGAGAGCGAATCGGAACTGGCGCTACTCGCAGAATGCGCTCGGATGATAAAGAAGAGAGCGCGGTTTGCATTGCGCGTGAATCCTGACGTGTTTGCTGAGACCCATCCTTACATCTCGACCGGATTGCGCGAACATAAATTTGGAATCGATATTCGCAGGGCTGCGGAGATCTATCGAAAGGCGGCGAAGAGCAGGTGGCTCGAGCCGCACGGAATCAGTGTTCATATCGGATCGCAGATTCGTTCGGCGCAGCCCTTTGGCGCTGCAATGGACCGCGTCGTTAAGCTGGTAACGCAACTTAAGCGCGAAGGCATTGCGCTGAAAGTAGTGGATGCTGGTGGTGGGCTCGGCATCGATTATCACGGCGGCGAAGATGGCGCTGATCCGGCAGCGAAGGTTCTGGAGTATGCGGCAGCGATAGAAAAAGCACTGGCTGGATCTGACGGTAAGTTGCTGATTGAGCCGGGGCGCTTTATCGTTGCGCAGGCCGGGGCCTTGGTGACGCGCGTGTTGAACGTGAAGAAGAATGGCAAAAAGACTTTTGTGATCACCGATGCGGCGATGAACGATCTGATCAGGCCAGCGCTCTACCAGGCTTATCACGAGATCGTGCCGGTCAAACCGCGCGCAGGTCGTGCACGGGCGGTCGATGTGGTGGGACCTGTCTGCGAGACGGGCGACTTTTTCGCGCGAGACAGGATGTTGAAACCGGTTGAAGCTGGTGACTTGGTGGCGCTGCTCGATGCCGGCGCTTACGGCATGGCGCAGAGTTCGAATTACAACACGCGCTTCAGGCCCGCCGAGGTTCTGGTGGAAGGAAAACAGCACCGCCTTATTCGGCGCCGCGAAGAGATGAAAGATCTGCTGGCAACGGAAATCATCTAG
- a CDS encoding DUF805 domain-containing protein, producing MSSFFLAWKRAMDFEGRSSRKEYWMFQLANILLMLVLLFFALGITIIAAVVSHGTDTPLTERALLASQILFAVFICASFVPSYACLVRRLHDTGKSAAWTILLAVPVLGFAVYVFAMFDSFPGSNRYGSSPKALTTEY from the coding sequence TTGAGTTCATTTTTTCTCGCGTGGAAACGTGCCATGGACTTTGAGGGCAGGTCGAGCCGCAAGGAATACTGGATGTTCCAACTCGCAAACATCCTCCTTATGTTGGTGCTGCTCTTCTTCGCGCTTGGGATCACCATTATCGCCGCCGTAGTTTCTCACGGAACCGATACGCCACTCACCGAACGGGCATTGCTTGCGAGCCAAATTCTGTTTGCGGTTTTTATATGCGCATCCTTCGTTCCCTCGTATGCCTGCCTTGTCAGGAGACTGCATGACACTGGCAAGAGTGCCGCGTGGACGATTCTTCTCGCGGTTCCGGTTCTCGGATTCGCTGTTTATGTCTTTGCGATGTTCGACAGCTTCCCGGGATCCAATCGTTACGGATCGAGCCCGAAAGCATTGACTACCGAATACTAA
- a CDS encoding alpha/beta fold hydrolase: MSKTYDSNGTQLSFEDFGGGLPVVFLHPTPLDHAYWLPMIGELGELRAIVPDLRGHGASELGNALPVGGFQRVPDAPVLSVGQLATDVLALMDHLALSEAVFAGCSIGGYVLLELWRRAPLRMRGMALVCSKPQPDADANLEKRVETIAKIRSDGTAGVFDGNAQTLIGATARRQRPEIVFELRTRMTLTPEAVVAVQAGLATRPDSVPEVPGIDAPILAICGGEDPGISEAEMRVFEAAEGGCEFHLLADAGHFAAYEQPSKLAALMAPWLAQFEF, translated from the coding sequence ATGAGCAAGACGTACGATTCAAACGGAACGCAATTGAGCTTTGAGGATTTTGGCGGGGGGCTGCCCGTCGTCTTCCTCCACCCCACACCACTTGACCATGCGTATTGGCTCCCGATGATCGGGGAACTGGGTGAACTGCGCGCCATTGTGCCGGATCTCCGCGGCCATGGAGCGTCCGAACTCGGAAACGCTTTGCCCGTCGGGGGTTTTCAACGCGTACCTGATGCGCCGGTTCTTAGTGTGGGACAATTGGCGACCGACGTCCTGGCCCTGATGGATCATCTTGCGTTGTCAGAAGCGGTCTTCGCAGGCTGCTCAATCGGCGGCTACGTATTGCTGGAGCTTTGGCGCAGAGCGCCGCTGCGCATGCGAGGCATGGCCCTCGTGTGCTCGAAACCGCAGCCGGATGCAGACGCAAATCTAGAAAAACGTGTAGAGACGATTGCAAAGATTCGCAGCGATGGGACCGCAGGCGTGTTTGACGGTAACGCGCAGACGCTGATTGGAGCCACTGCGCGAAGACAGCGTCCGGAGATCGTCTTTGAATTGCGTACGAGAATGACACTGACGCCTGAAGCAGTTGTAGCCGTGCAGGCAGGTTTAGCCACTCGACCGGATTCAGTGCCCGAGGTTCCGGGGATAGATGCGCCCATTCTGGCCATCTGTGGCGGCGAGGATCCGGGCATCTCGGAGGCGGAAATGCGCGTGTTTGAAGCTGCAGAAGGCGGATGCGAATTTCATCTGCTGGCAGATGCCGGACACTTTGCTGCTTACGAACAGCCGTCGAAACTGGCGGCACTCATGGCGCCGTGGCTCGCACAATTCGAGTTCTGA
- a CDS encoding Flp family type IVb pilin → MSTNLYLYVRNLLDHEEGQDLVEYALVVALIAFGAITGMGYLATGINNAFSNVSTTLTTNVT, encoded by the coding sequence ATGAGCACCAACTTGTATCTGTATGTTCGTAACCTTCTTGATCACGAAGAAGGCCAAGACCTTGTGGAATACGCCTTGGTCGTCGCTTTGATCGCTTTCGGCGCTATCACCGGCATGGGCTACCTAGCAACCGGCATCAACAACGCGTTTTCCAATGTTTCCACCACACTCACCACGAACGTCACCTAG
- a CDS encoding nucleotidyltransferase family protein — protein sequence MVLAAGLGTRLRPLTDYRPKALVEVGGRTLLEITLTRLRSFGISEVIINTHYFADMVVEYLRAHQNFGMHIELSYEHVLLDTGGGIKHAAHFFVGLDEPFLVHNVDVLSTIDFSKMLVFHRERNALATLAVQDRYTSRYLLFDQNGELCGRRKGVDGVPELVREVEKPQARAFAGIHILSPRIFSSVEEQGIFSIIPVYLRLAAGNKPIAGFPADGYYWRDMGRSESIVDAERDIAQNAYPGVVSDDLDR from the coding sequence ATGGTGCTGGCCGCTGGATTGGGCACCCGGCTGCGTCCACTTACCGATTATCGTCCGAAGGCCCTGGTGGAAGTGGGCGGCCGGACGCTATTGGAAATCACTCTGACCCGGCTCCGGTCATTCGGCATTTCCGAAGTCATTATCAACACTCATTACTTTGCCGATATGGTCGTCGAGTATTTGCGCGCGCATCAGAACTTCGGCATGCACATTGAACTTTCCTATGAGCATGTTCTGCTGGATACGGGCGGCGGCATCAAGCACGCCGCACATTTCTTTGTTGGATTGGACGAGCCGTTTCTTGTGCACAACGTTGATGTACTGAGCACGATCGATTTCAGCAAGATGCTGGTTTTTCACCGAGAGCGCAACGCCCTTGCCACCCTCGCAGTTCAAGATCGGTACACTTCACGCTACCTTCTTTTTGATCAGAATGGCGAACTCTGTGGCCGGCGAAAAGGCGTCGACGGCGTGCCCGAATTGGTGCGAGAGGTCGAAAAGCCTCAAGCTCGGGCTTTTGCAGGGATACACATCCTCTCGCCACGTATTTTTTCCTCCGTCGAGGAGCAAGGAATCTTCTCAATTATCCCGGTCTACCTTCGCTTGGCGGCGGGAAACAAGCCAATAGCAGGCTTCCCTGCCGATGGGTACTACTGGCGCGACATGGGACGCTCGGAGAGCATAGTTGATGCTGAGCGTGACATCGCGCAGAACGCCTATCCGGGGGTGGTTTCTGACGATTTAGATCGATAA
- a CDS encoding RNase adapter RapZ, translating to MDVLKHLFEQYFHIPASDVKALQGQLGGSGRTIVRLSGSGKSAIGIVYPVREENVAFVEFSRHFRRRGLPVPEIYAEDLAHDSYIEEDLGDMTLFEFLSANRSPDDIAPKAVDAYRQVVATLPRFQVEAGRDLNYKVCYPRSSFDRQSIAWDLNYFKYYFLRLSGVSFNEQALENDFTRLTKLLLAASHDYFLYRDFQSRNVMLRDGQPYFLDYQGGRKGALQYDIASLLYDGKADLPPTLREELLNYYLDCLSKFIPVDRGAFMEYYYAYVYVRIMQALGAYGFRGFYERKPHFLQSVPYALKNLRWLAHNIKLPVALPALMDAFQGMLSSDKLQQLAPHSKSLTVRIFSFSFHHQIPVDESGNGGGYVFDARSLPNPGREERFKMLTGIDNPVIDYLNQEESVHQYFERAQSLVDSSVTAYQRRGFANLMVSFGCTGGQHRSVFLAEQLARHLRSIDGIEVVLRHIELEKNFPEKVAL from the coding sequence ATGGACGTTCTCAAACATCTCTTCGAGCAATACTTCCATATTCCCGCAAGCGACGTTAAGGCCCTGCAGGGGCAATTGGGAGGATCAGGGCGCACCATCGTGCGACTTTCTGGATCTGGAAAAAGCGCCATTGGAATTGTGTACCCGGTTCGCGAGGAGAATGTGGCTTTTGTGGAATTTTCACGCCACTTCCGTAGGCGCGGATTGCCAGTCCCAGAGATTTACGCCGAAGATCTGGCGCACGATTCGTACATCGAGGAAGATTTAGGCGATATGACGCTCTTTGAATTTCTGAGCGCCAATCGTTCTCCTGATGATATTGCGCCGAAAGCGGTGGATGCATATCGGCAGGTCGTCGCTACTTTGCCCCGATTTCAAGTGGAGGCTGGACGCGATCTCAATTACAAAGTTTGCTATCCGCGCTCGAGCTTTGACCGCCAGTCCATCGCATGGGATCTAAATTATTTCAAGTACTACTTCCTACGACTTTCCGGAGTATCGTTCAACGAGCAGGCACTGGAAAATGACTTCACACGGCTGACAAAGCTTCTTCTTGCAGCCTCGCATGACTACTTTCTGTATCGTGATTTCCAGTCACGCAATGTAATGTTGCGCGACGGTCAACCTTATTTCCTCGATTACCAGGGGGGGCGCAAGGGTGCGCTGCAATACGACATTGCTTCCCTTCTCTACGATGGGAAGGCGGACTTGCCTCCGACACTTCGCGAAGAATTGCTCAACTACTATCTCGATTGCCTTTCTAAATTTATTCCAGTCGATCGCGGCGCATTCATGGAGTACTACTACGCCTACGTGTACGTACGCATCATGCAGGCTCTTGGGGCTTACGGTTTCAGAGGGTTTTACGAACGTAAACCTCATTTTCTTCAGAGCGTGCCCTACGCGTTGAAGAATCTTCGCTGGCTGGCTCACAATATCAAACTTCCAGTAGCGCTTCCTGCATTGATGGATGCTTTTCAGGGCATGCTTTCATCGGACAAGCTTCAACAACTTGCGCCACATTCAAAAAGCCTCACCGTTCGCATCTTCAGCTTCTCGTTCCATCACCAGATTCCGGTAGACGAGTCCGGCAATGGGGGTGGATATGTATTCGACGCGCGAAGCCTTCCCAACCCCGGGCGCGAAGAACGATTCAAGATGCTTACAGGGATAGATAATCCGGTCATCGATTACCTCAATCAAGAGGAGAGCGTTCATCAGTATTTCGAAAGAGCGCAGTCGCTGGTTGATTCCTCCGTCACTGCTTACCAGCGTCGCGGGTTCGCCAACCTCATGGTTTCTTTTGGGTGCACCGGCGGCCAGCATCGGTCGGTATTCCTGGCTGAACAACTCGCCCGGCACTTGCGCTCAATTGATGGAATTGAAGTGGTCTTGCGCCACATTGAACTCGAAAAGAATTTCCCCGAGAAGGTAGCCTTGTGA
- a CDS encoding peptidoglycan-binding domain-containing protein — MLSFRASLAFLLSASVLAVTAFATPTHKKTSTVHARGTTHHISKPSRTSAKSRHKKLHGQQAIDSARVTEIQQALIRQHYMTGEATGQWDSTTVAAMQKFQSDQGWQTKLMPDSRAIKMLGLGPDYSDAINASGSSFAPPKAATDIPAAQASGFAAASGVNR; from the coding sequence ATGCTTTCATTTCGAGCAAGTCTGGCGTTTCTGCTTTCCGCTTCTGTTCTCGCGGTAACGGCGTTCGCGACTCCGACGCACAAGAAAACGTCAACTGTGCACGCCCGTGGCACCACGCACCATATCTCCAAGCCCAGCAGGACAAGCGCAAAGTCGCGCCACAAGAAGTTGCACGGCCAGCAGGCGATCGACTCCGCCCGCGTTACCGAGATTCAGCAGGCGCTTATCCGGCAGCACTATATGACCGGCGAAGCCACCGGCCAGTGGGATTCCACCACCGTAGCCGCCATGCAAAAATTCCAGTCTGACCAAGGCTGGCAAACCAAGCTCATGCCCGACTCGCGCGCCATCAAAATGCTGGGCCTCGGTCCCGACTACTCCGACGCCATCAACGCCTCCGGATCATCCTTTGCACCTCCCAAAGCCGCGACCGATATCCCCGCCGCCCAGGCCTCAGGATTCGCAGCTGCCTCCGGCGTCAACCGCTAG
- a CDS encoding PspC domain-containing protein: MPFYCQRCGSSLPPSARFCSNCGNVVTAAPPPPGRPLVRPIAGRQIAGVCIGVAQANGWDVTLVRILTVVGCLFTSGLVGVAYLAGWIGIPEESIAMPVGFQPGGPGTYPPGNYPPTTPGGYPPSV; encoded by the coding sequence ATGCCCTTCTACTGTCAACGTTGCGGGTCCTCTTTGCCGCCGAGCGCTCGCTTTTGCTCGAACTGCGGGAACGTGGTGACCGCTGCTCCTCCGCCCCCGGGCAGGCCGCTAGTAAGGCCGATTGCAGGCCGCCAAATTGCGGGTGTTTGCATCGGCGTGGCCCAGGCCAACGGATGGGATGTGACACTTGTGCGAATCCTTACCGTCGTAGGGTGCCTGTTTACGAGCGGGCTGGTGGGCGTGGCGTATCTGGCCGGTTGGATCGGAATTCCTGAGGAGTCGATCGCGATGCCCGTAGGTTTTCAGCCGGGTGGTCCGGGAACTTATCCACCAGGGAACTATCCGCCCACGACTCCGGGCGGCTATCCTCCCAGCGTATGA
- a CDS encoding trypsin-like peptidase domain-containing protein — protein sequence MKSLLVRLRSHRLSSTFILLATVSAAIVGGSFAAHGVRGQERTSDSADATPLKVQSSTTEPNAFVKIAKAVGPAVVNINTQTLPKAVENKGRRLNPHSRVQPNPQTPGDNDDDQNPDQGPGQGQGQNNFQDFFNRFFGGQMPDQGDGGDDGQVRESLGSGFIVDPKGYIITNNHVIEKADKIYVKLSTDPDSQDLGRPARVIGTDKATDLAVIKIDTNSALPTVKMGNSDQAQVGDWVEAIGSPFALAQTVTAGIVSAKNRTIEPGVAGQFQHFIQTDAAINPGNSGGPLLNMNGEVIGVNTAIYTQSAGYQGIGFAMPANTVVAVYNDLISPSHKVTRGSIGISFRSGLSGAVNRVYGFKNGVLVQQVQPGGPADKGGIKPGDIIVTIDGRNIKDGDDLVSDIASRRPGSSIRLGYMRDGKPGDATVTVGDRDKVFAEMTGQQPQNAPDNPSEAGEKLGLVVRQITDQTASKLHTSGVVIQSVRTGSFADLQGLEPGLVIIRINKHATGTKDQFDAVVKGLKTGDDVVFEVMDPRHPENGLNYVGGTL from the coding sequence ATGAAATCGCTCCTGGTACGACTGCGCTCGCATCGTCTCTCATCCACATTCATTTTGCTCGCCACCGTCTCTGCCGCAATCGTTGGCGGCTCCTTCGCGGCTCACGGAGTGCGCGGCCAGGAAAGAACGAGCGACAGCGCTGATGCAACCCCCCTCAAGGTCCAGAGTTCTACGACCGAACCCAATGCGTTCGTCAAAATTGCGAAAGCAGTTGGTCCAGCCGTGGTGAACATCAACACCCAGACCCTCCCCAAAGCTGTCGAGAACAAGGGCCGGCGCCTGAACCCCCACAGCCGTGTGCAGCCCAATCCGCAAACTCCTGGCGATAATGACGACGATCAGAACCCCGACCAGGGCCCCGGCCAAGGTCAGGGACAGAACAACTTCCAGGACTTTTTCAACCGTTTCTTCGGCGGTCAGATGCCCGACCAGGGTGACGGCGGAGACGACGGACAGGTGCGCGAATCTCTGGGATCCGGATTCATCGTTGATCCCAAGGGCTACATCATCACCAACAATCACGTGATCGAAAAAGCTGACAAGATCTACGTCAAGCTCTCCACAGATCCAGATTCGCAGGACCTCGGGCGCCCAGCCCGCGTAATCGGGACCGACAAAGCCACAGACCTTGCCGTCATCAAGATTGATACAAACTCTGCATTACCCACTGTGAAGATGGGCAACTCCGATCAGGCACAGGTAGGTGACTGGGTTGAAGCTATCGGCAGTCCCTTCGCGCTGGCTCAAACGGTCACTGCCGGAATCGTCTCCGCCAAGAACCGCACCATTGAACCCGGCGTTGCCGGACAGTTCCAGCACTTCATTCAAACCGACGCGGCCATCAATCCCGGCAACTCCGGCGGTCCGCTGTTAAACATGAATGGCGAAGTGATCGGTGTAAACACCGCCATCTACACGCAATCGGCCGGCTACCAGGGCATCGGATTCGCAATGCCCGCGAACACGGTGGTCGCCGTCTATAACGACCTCATCAGCCCCAGCCACAAGGTTACGCGCGGGTCCATTGGAATCTCCTTCCGCTCAGGTCTCTCTGGCGCTGTAAATCGTGTCTACGGATTCAAGAACGGCGTTCTGGTTCAGCAGGTACAGCCCGGTGGGCCGGCGGATAAGGGCGGCATCAAGCCAGGCGACATTATCGTCACCATTGACGGCCGCAACATCAAGGATGGCGACGATCTCGTGAGTGATATCGCCAGCCGCCGTCCGGGATCGAGCATTCGTCTGGGCTACATGCGCGATGGTAAACCCGGCGACGCCACCGTCACGGTCGGTGATCGGGACAAGGTGTTCGCGGAGATGACCGGCCAGCAGCCGCAAAACGCTCCCGACAATCCTTCCGAAGCTGGTGAAAAGCTGGGCCTCGTGGTCCGCCAAATCACCGATCAGACCGCCTCCAAGCTTCACACATCAGGCGTGGTAATTCAGTCCGTTCGCACCGGATCGTTCGCCGACCTGCAGGGTCTGGAGCCGGGCCTGGTCATTATCCGCATCAACAAGCACGCAACCGGGACCAAGGATCAGTTCGATGCCGTGGTCAAGGGGTTGAAGACCGGCGATGACGTGGTATTCGAAGTTATGGATCCCCGCCATCCCGAGAACGGCCTCAACTACGTCGGCGGCACTTTGTAA
- a CDS encoding deoxyhypusine synthase family protein, which yields MSAITTFIKHHYRHFNSAALVDAAEAYNAHLSAGGKMFMTIAGAMSTAELGLSLAEMIRQDKVHGICCTGANLEEDVFNLVAHDFYERVPHYRDLTPADEAALLNRHMNRVTDTCIPEMEAMRRIENEVLKEWVRADKAGERLFPHEFMYKILLSGDLKASYQIDPKDSWLLAAAEKNLPMFVPGWEDATLGNMYAGHCISGDVRKVHTVRTGIEYMMELAEWYTNTTGKTPLGFFQIGGGIAGDFPICVVPMLHQDLQREHVPLWAYFCQISDSTTSYGSYSGAVPNEKITWGKLGENTPKFIIESDASIVAPLVFAYVLGW from the coding sequence ATGTCCGCAATTACTACGTTTATCAAGCACCACTATCGGCACTTCAATTCCGCAGCGCTGGTTGATGCAGCGGAAGCATACAACGCGCACCTGTCTGCGGGCGGAAAGATGTTCATGACTATCGCGGGAGCGATGAGCACTGCTGAACTTGGGCTGTCGCTGGCAGAGATGATACGGCAGGATAAGGTCCATGGAATTTGCTGCACAGGCGCAAATCTCGAGGAGGATGTTTTTAATCTCGTTGCGCACGATTTCTACGAGCGGGTTCCCCACTACCGGGACCTGACGCCGGCCGACGAGGCTGCCCTTCTGAATCGCCATATGAATCGGGTGACGGATACGTGCATTCCCGAGATGGAGGCGATGCGACGGATTGAAAACGAAGTTTTAAAGGAATGGGTGCGCGCGGATAAGGCTGGGGAGAGACTTTTCCCGCACGAATTCATGTACAAGATTTTGCTCTCAGGCGATTTGAAAGCTTCGTATCAAATCGATCCGAAGGACAGCTGGCTGTTGGCGGCGGCGGAAAAGAATCTGCCGATGTTTGTGCCGGGCTGGGAAGACGCAACACTCGGCAACATGTATGCGGGTCACTGTATCTCGGGCGACGTGCGGAAAGTGCACACCGTTCGAACTGGGATTGAATACATGATGGAGCTAGCAGAGTGGTATACCAACACGACGGGCAAGACGCCACTGGGGTTTTTCCAGATTGGCGGCGGCATTGCGGGCGACTTTCCTATTTGCGTAGTGCCGATGCTGCACCAGGATTTGCAACGCGAGCATGTTCCGCTGTGGGCTTACTTCTGCCAGATTTCAGACTCGACGACGAGCTATGGCTCCTATTCGGGGGCGGTGCCAAACGAGAAGATCACGTGGGGCAAGCTTGGCGAGAATACTCCAAAATTCATTATTGAAAGTGATGCATCCATCGTGGCGCCGTTGGTGTTTGCGTACGTACTGGGGTGGTGA
- a CDS encoding GAF domain-containing protein yields the protein MQTPAMPANESSRIAALHALNILDTAPEERYDRLTRLAKRVFNVPYSTISMIDDQRQWFKSIQGLSLCQTSRDISFCAHAILFDEILYVENALKDDRFHDNPVVVGDPKIRFYAGCSLNVNGFKMGTFCVFDKKPRAFSAEDRQLLKDLACLAERELASPEPAIAS from the coding sequence ATGCAGACACCGGCCATGCCCGCCAACGAGTCCAGCAGAATCGCCGCCCTTCATGCCCTCAACATTCTTGATACTGCTCCCGAAGAGCGCTATGACCGACTCACACGGCTCGCGAAGCGTGTGTTCAATGTGCCGTATTCCACCATAAGCATGATCGACGACCAGCGCCAGTGGTTCAAATCCATCCAGGGGCTTAGCCTCTGTCAGACTTCGCGGGACATCTCTTTTTGCGCCCACGCCATCCTGTTTGACGAGATTCTTTACGTTGAAAACGCCCTCAAGGATGATCGCTTCCACGACAATCCCGTGGTCGTCGGAGATCCAAAAATCCGCTTCTATGCAGGCTGCTCGCTGAACGTGAATGGCTTCAAGATGGGAACCTTCTGTGTCTTCGATAAAAAGCCCCGGGCATTCTCGGCAGAAGATCGACAGCTGCTTAAAGACCTTGCATGCCTGGCGGAAAGGGAACTGGCGTCGCCCGAACCAGCGATAGCCAGTTGA
- a CDS encoding carboxylesterase family protein, with protein MFFRTQALCALAVTGILIGMSASVNADPLKVKTEQGKVIGKTINNGKVRAFMGLPYAAPPVGDLRWKAPQPAAKWKGDRDATKYGAHCAQGRVFDDMVFQDAGPSEDCLFLNVYTPADTKDKSKLPVMFWIHGGGYSGGGSSEPRHNGDFLPTKGVVLVTINYRLGVFGFLVTDELAKENNGVAGNYGLMDMVAALQWVKSNIGAFGGDPNNVTIFGESAGSFAVSTLMASPMAQGLFAKAIGESGAAFPSALNLGGQTVTERAPIDGKWVATLNVKNLAELRAMPTDKVLEAAKTKGQTGFAPVIDGKFLTEPVPDTYAAGKQAHVPLLAGWNADEGSFMAMRGMTAPQWKEFAAKQFADRADAFVKLYPGETDAQALRSAVDFGSDQFIAFGTWKWLEAHRKTGNAPVYRYHFELAALPSKYHPGTFAFHSDDIEYVFGTLDTRPGETIRPEDRELSEAMQTYWTNFAKNGDPNGAGVPNWPKYDTTDNAIIHLNSPITSGPDPTRERDLFLLQGIPSMRF; from the coding sequence ATGTTTTTTCGTACGCAGGCGTTGTGCGCCTTGGCTGTGACAGGGATTTTGATCGGAATGTCAGCCAGTGTGAATGCGGATCCATTGAAGGTAAAGACGGAGCAGGGAAAAGTCATCGGCAAGACGATCAACAACGGCAAGGTGCGAGCGTTCATGGGGCTGCCCTACGCTGCGCCGCCTGTCGGAGACTTGCGCTGGAAGGCGCCACAGCCTGCCGCTAAATGGAAGGGCGACCGGGATGCTACAAAGTACGGCGCTCACTGTGCGCAGGGACGCGTATTCGACGACATGGTGTTTCAGGATGCGGGGCCGAGCGAAGACTGCCTGTTTCTGAATGTCTATACACCTGCTGATACGAAGGACAAGAGCAAGTTGCCGGTCATGTTCTGGATTCATGGCGGCGGTTACTCGGGCGGCGGAAGTTCGGAGCCGCGGCACAATGGAGACTTTCTGCCTACGAAGGGCGTAGTGCTGGTCACCATCAATTATCGCCTCGGCGTGTTCGGTTTTCTCGTCACCGATGAACTGGCGAAAGAGAACAACGGCGTCGCGGGCAATTACGGCTTGATGGACATGGTGGCGGCGCTGCAATGGGTGAAGAGCAACATCGGCGCGTTCGGCGGTGATCCAAACAACGTGACGATCTTCGGCGAGAGCGCCGGATCGTTTGCAGTGAGCACGTTGATGGCTTCACCGATGGCGCAGGGCTTATTCGCCAAAGCGATCGGCGAGAGCGGCGCTGCATTTCCAAGCGCACTGAATCTCGGCGGGCAGACGGTTACTGAGCGTGCGCCGATTGACGGCAAGTGGGTCGCGACGCTGAACGTGAAGAATCTTGCGGAATTGCGCGCCATGCCGACAGACAAGGTGCTGGAGGCCGCGAAAACGAAGGGTCAAACAGGTTTCGCGCCGGTTATCGATGGAAAGTTTTTGACCGAGCCTGTTCCTGACACCTACGCAGCGGGCAAGCAAGCGCATGTGCCGCTGCTGGCTGGATGGAACGCCGATGAAGGCAGCTTCATGGCCATGCGGGGCATGACAGCGCCGCAGTGGAAGGAGTTCGCTGCAAAGCAGTTTGCAGACCGTGCCGATGCGTTTGTGAAGCTGTATCCCGGCGAGACCGATGCGCAGGCATTGCGGTCGGCGGTCGATTTCGGCAGCGACCAGTTCATCGCCTTCGGCACATGGAAGTGGCTCGAGGCGCATCGCAAAACCGGCAACGCTCCCGTGTACCGTTATCACTTCGAACTCGCGGCTCTGCCGAGCAAGTATCATCCCGGCACGTTCGCATTCCATTCCGACGACATCGAGTACGTATTCGGGACGCTGGATACGCGGCCCGGTGAAACCATCCGGCCCGAAGATCGCGAGCTAAGCGAGGCGATGCAGACTTACTGGACCAACTTCGCGAAGAATGGCGATCCCAACGGAGCAGGAGTTCCGAACTGGCCGAAGTACGACACCACCGACAATGCGATCATCCACCTGAACAGCCCCATCACGTCGGGACCGGACCCGACGCGCGAACGGGACTTGTTCCTTCTGCAGGGGATTCCGTCGATGCGTTTCTGA